Part of the Flavobacterium sp. MDT1-60 genome, TATTTCCGGTTAAAAGAATTCCTTAAATAAATCCTGAAAATGTTTCTTTTTTTATCGCAATCCTGATGGAATAAGTGCTTTTAATTATAGTGTAAAAATACGCCGAAATAGCGTGTTTGTAAAATAATATGAGGTTGTAAGTCAGTAGTTTCAGTAGAAGATGTTGTGGTTTTTAGTGTTTTGTTTTTTAGTGTGAAATGAAGATTATTGACGAAAAAAAAATCCCATTTTTCTAAAGTAGAAAAATGGGATTGTAACGGAGTGAAAATTGAATTTTTAATATATTAATAAGAACCATCAACTTCTATAAATCCTGCCTTTTTACTTATATAAAGCAACTCTAATGTTTCTGCATCAAAATAAGCAAAACAATACATTCCTTCAAAAAATGAAATAATTTTACCGTTTTCATCATACTCTATATTGGTACTTTTTGTTTTAAAAGATACAACATAAACTTCTTTTTGTTTTCCATCCCTTAATTCTTTTAATTCTTTGTCCCAACAATTTAAGGGAATACGTTCTTCGTATGAAATTACGGTTGTCTTATTAAGCCATTTTTTTAAGTTCTCAATTACTTGTTCTTTTGTATTCATACTTCTATTTTATTTTTGTTACATCAATGTTATATGCTCTACATGAAGTAATTACTTCTTCCATGTATTCTTGAGCTCTGGCTATCTGTGCGTTATTAAACTTACTTTTATTTTTCATAATTTCATCAAATACATATTTTTCACGCTTATAAGTTCTAATAGCATCTAATACATAATCACCACTAATATCAACTGCACCTTTTAGATATTCATCAAGCCCAATTTTTTTAAATTCTTCAAAATGTTTAAATTCATGGAAAATTTCAAATTCTGTTACACCTTTTTGAACATACAAAGTGCCAGAAAAGGGGTGGAATGCTGCCTTGTTCCCTTTCAGAAATTTATCACCTACAGGCAGAATAACTACTTCTGATTTTCCATTTGACATCTCATTTATTTTTCGAATATATACATTTAATTCTTTTTTTGATAATTTTCTAGCACCTAAATAACCTCTTCTACTTACATCCTTGCCATCCCACTTTGTTAAATAATCAAAAAGCTCCTCATATTCTTTGTCACTCATCTTAGAAACATCTTTCCCTGTTTCTGCTTCTACAATTTTATTTGCCTCATCAGCAACTCTTCTTATTTCTTTGGCATCTTCTACCGTTTCAGCCAACTCTGCTGCAGCATTTCCTTCTTTTGCTATTTTAGATAGATTTGGTAATCCAAAAGAAGCAAGATCTACAGTTACACTAAAAGCAATCCACAGATTGGCTAGCCAGCTATAACCGTTTTCGTGCCATTTTTCTAAAGTACCATTGCTCAACATGGCATAATGAGTAGCATCTTTTGCCAAAACAACTCCTGCAAGTGCTCGTGCCGCAATGGGTGCTCCTTTTGCCAACACTACACGCAATGCACCATAAGCAGATAATAAACTCAATAAATCTGTAGCAACATTAAACAAATCCCAGTTCGATTGTTTAGTAGCCATATTATGGAGTTTTAAGGCAATCACAAAAGTATTTTCATCGCCTGTTTGTTCTCCTAAATTCCCCAGTTTTGTTCCGAAATTTAATTTTGCTAATGGATTAAAACCTTTGTTTGCTATATAATTTTCCGTAAAAGGTATTTCCATAGGATTTTTAAATCCTACTTTTGGACCCATTTTCGTTGAATTTTTATAATTGTTTATCAAAATTTCTCCTCCAGACCAATCCGTTTCGACATGAGTGTCTCTAAATAAATAATAACTATTATCAAAATATACAATATCAGTTGGTTTTTCAGTGTCAAATTCAGCAACTAAACGAGTTAGGAAACGAAGGAGGTCTTGGAGTTCATCACCTTGTAGCTTTCTATATATATTGTATAGTAAGTCTGTGTCTCTAAGAATTATATACAAACTTTGCCTGTCTTTTATTGCGTAAAGAATTTGTAAAATAGCTTTGTCTTCATTTGTACCAAACGATCCTCCAAGTAAATATATGTCATTTAAAATGAGATTTAGATGTTTATACAATTCGGAATCATCCATTTTACCAAATAAAATTTTTGGAAGCGATTGATAAATGACGTCTAATTTATCAGGATCGTTTTTAGCGTCTTTTATTTTTTTAAGATATAAATCTATAACTTCTTTGTTACCAATATCACTATATTTAATTCCTAAGGATTTAAAAAGAGCAATAAAAAGATCAAAATCATGGACGATAAATTTAAGTGCAGTTTCAGTTAAATCATTATTAAAAATTGTTAGTGAAAAATTAGTTTGTTCAGTACCAATTTCAATGAATGCCTGAAAAGTGCCTGGTACTAAATTGATGCCCTTAAACGGATTCCATTTTAAAAGAATTCCACCTTCTTTTACATTTCCCTGACTATCGTTATAAGTGAAATTTTCGAAGCCATCGGGTATACTATTTGGAATGTCAACTAAATCATGAAATAGCATATGGTCATGGACTTTTCCAATTTGATTTTTAATACTTTCTATAATTTTTGTTACCGAAACAAGAGTAATGCCGTTATTTAAATTAGAGCTGCTAACATATTTTAGCATCTCAGCACTATTTTTATCATCTTCAATTTGCTGACGCCAAATACTCAGCATAATTTGCCTAAACCGGGCCATTTCAGAAGCACTGGTATCTTTTAGTTCTATATCATGGTTTTTAATAATCATTAGGATAGTTTTTTAAGGAGAACAAGAAAATTTTTTTAAATGACCTCTATTTTTACTGGTTTAGGTTGAATATGATCTGAGAATGCGGTGGTGATGTTAAGACGCAAATCGTCTTCTTGTTCTATTTTTCCGTCGCCACCCAAATAACAGTTCTTGAATAATACTTCGAGCGCTTTGAATTCATCCATTTTTGAGGCTTGTAAAACAGCGGAACGAATACTGATATCCGGTTTTTTGAAATAAGCAAACAGGGGAGTTTGATCATCATCTGTAATGGTGAGTTTGACTACTTTTTTATGTTTATACTTCCACTGATTTAATTGTGCTTGTGTAATGTTTCCGTCAAGAACATCGGCAGTTTTTGAGATTGATTTTTCCATTTGGAGTGCTGTTATTTGCTTTTATGATTGGGTAATTGATGTCTGATTTAGTGGTGTCTGTTTTGCTGTTGAAATACTGTCAGACACAAGTATAAATGTCACTTCTGTTATGCTAACGGATTGACGTTCTTTTATTATTTATAGAAAATGAATTATTTAAGTAAGCGGATTTAAAAAAAGAGGCTGCCTGAGTTATTTTTTTGAAGTTAATAAGCTCAAAACAGCCTCTTGAAGTAGATTCCCGGTTTAAAACGGACTAATAAAGAGCGTGTAGAATAGATTGCATGCAAAAATCATGTTTCGTTGAACTCCTTTTTTGCGTAACGCATTTGATATTGGTTTTCTCTTTTTAGTCGGTTTTAAAGACAGGAAAGGGGATTATGGTTTTAAGAATTTATCCTGAGGATTAGTTCCACTCAACGTGAGAACAGATTAGGTCAAAAGAAACCGCAATTTTAGTATCTCCCTGGCTAATTCCTCTGCTGTTTGAGTTGAATTCACAGTTTCTTACCGTGTGTGTAATTACTTCGTTACTGTCATCCAGGTAACTTACAATGATGCTGAACGGATTGATATCCTGCAATCTTTGTCCTTTTGGCAAAGCAGCTAAAATAGCTTCTACTTCGTAGTTGTATAAAGTAATTGAAGCTTTAGCCTCGTATTTTCCTCTACCTCTGTGTACTGGCATGTCTCCGGCACCGTAATGGTTTTCTTTGGATACTGAGTCGTTATAGTTTACAGCTGTAATACCGGTAACGATGTTACCTGCAATACTTACTTCAATTGATGACCAGCTGTGTTGTTGTCCGTTAATTAATGGTAATTTATTCATATGTAGCTTTATTTGTTTTTTAATAATCCCGATAACGCTCTAAGGCTATAACCTTTGTTCATTTGTGTTTACAACAATTGAATTAGGGCGATATCATTTGTGAATTTTTATTGTTTGTGAATTATAAATTATGCTTTGTCAATTCCGAAAGGATTTTTGAATCCTAAATCAACCATAATTTTACGAGCAGTTCCAATTGGGGTAATTTCAGCTTTCACTTTTAATTCTGAAGTTGCCAAAATGTTTTGTTTTGGATCAACATAAACATCAAAATCAGATACTTCCTGGTTGGCTACCATTGCTTCTAAAGCGCTTCTGCATAAACCTTCAAAGCTTTTTGAAACGGATTGTGGTAATTTACCATCAATATCAACTAAAACCGGAGAAGCTAATTTTGGTAATAAAGCGGTACGCAATAAACGAGTTGCTTTGTTAATGGTACGGTTGTTTTCAACATAGGCAAAATCTGATGTACCAGTAGTACAAGTAGAGCTGTCGTTAAAATAAACGCCTGCTAAACCAGTGTGTGTTCTTGCGAAAATGTATCTTTTTTCGTTTAGGTCGCTTAGCGTTCCAAGAGTTTTTACTTCTTCTCCGCCTATAAAACCTGCTTTTGCAAAACCTTCACCAGTCAAATTAAATTTTTCGATCCAGGCAATGTTTTCAGATACTTTTGCTTTCGAAATTGCGCCTAATGCTAATCCAACTGCTGCAGAGTTTGGATATTTTTCTGCTTTTTCTACATCCATGGCAACAACTACTGATACGTTTTCTGCGTTTAATCCGGCTAAAGAAGTCGCATCTTCAACATTAAAACCTTTTCCTTCCAGAATAACTTCGAAAGGCATGTAATCTGTATAAGCAAGAGCAGCTTGTTGTTGTGCTTTTGCAACAGCAGTCTGAGTTTGTGCAAATGTTGTTGCACCAGAATAGATAATCGCGATTTGACGAATGTTTCCGTTTGCTTTTTCCTGCATATCCATTGCTTTGGCTGCGACATCTTCATAAGAAGTAGCTGTTGTTCCCATAATATACAAGTCGCCAGAAGGATTCATTCTGAAGAATTGTTGAATTTGGTAATAAGCTGATTGTCCCTCTACATCATAATCTGCTGTAATACCTAAAGCTTCAGCATCTTCTAATGAAGCTAAACGTTCTACTTTGGCTAAATCAAATTTGTCGGTTGGTTCACCATCAAAAAGTAATCCCGAAACCATGTCCTGTTCTGGAGTTCTTCTTCCTAATCCGCCAGATAGTTTGTTAATCCCTACATCGTTTAATGTACTCATAATATAAAATGTTTAATTGTTTAAAAATTTGTTTTTGTTTTTTTCGCTCAAAAAAGGGCAAAAGAAGGGCTGTAACAATTTGTTAAAATTGTTATTTCTCTGGTTTATTATTTAAAATGGTATTCGTAATCCGGAATCCAAAAAAGTAGAATTTCTATTTTGGACGATTTGTAAAAACTGATTTTAAAAATTGAATTTTACTCCTGGCCAGGAAATAAATTTGCTTTTGATATCGAGTACAAATTTAAGTTTCAGGGTTGCTTTTTCCAATTTTTTTGATTGTCAAAACCAGTAGTTTCAGTCTTTTAAGCTCTGGCTTCTGTAGCGAGACCTTCATTTATAATAGTATAAATAGTGCGCTCTGTTAAGAACAAAGTATCCGAAAGTTCAGATACTACAACTTTCATTTGTTTAGCTTGATTTCTATTTAGATAATTAATAACGTAATCTCTTCTTTTGTCTAATAGTGTTCTGCTTCTTCTCATTTGTGGTATTTATAGTAGGGTTAATTTTAATTTGTTTTTGGTTTTTTTATAGTTTTAATTTTGTGTCATATAAATCGCAGGTGATGGCAATTTAAACGAGACTGTTTATTATTTAAGTTGTTGTATTTAGTTCTATGTCTCCTTCAATTTGATTTGGGTTTATTTCGATAATTCCGGAAGTCAAATCGTATCCCAGCTCTTCTAAATCTTCGTTACTAAGTCCGTTGTTAAAAAGAATATATTTCTTTTTTAAAATATTTTCAATTAATGTCGTTTTATAAGTGATCTCCCAGATGAAATAATCGTTTTTATTCCAATAGGTATCTTCATTAGTACATTGCTTTTCTTTTACTTTAAAAGTAGAATGGGTGTCTATAAGAGCATTACTAGTGTTATTAGATAATACGGCTTTATCAATACGTTGAGCAATATCGAATGCATTTGCATAGCTTGTTGATGAAATAGTATCAACAGGTAATACGATATACAGGCAAAAGGATACATCGGCTTTGTAATTTTTCTCAGAAGATGTCTCCCAGTTGATATTGTCATATTTAAACATTACTACTGGTGTTTCAATAGAAGTTTTAAAAACAGTATCACTGTAAAGCTGAACTGTTGGCGCATCAGAAGGAAACGCTGTTTCGATGGCACTTTTTTTCTCGGTATAAAAATCTTTTAGAATCATATGATGGATTATTTTTTTACAAATATACAACATATGTTTTAATATATACAACATATTACACTTAAATTTGCAATAGTTTCAGTAATATGATTTAATTATTTTGGAGTTATTGAGAAAATTCGATAGGAAAGAAATTACAAAACCGCTGTAAATCAGCTATTTTTTGAAAATAATTACGGAAAGACGTAATTATTTATTATATTTATTTAATTTTGCAACATATAGTGGAATGTTTTATGTTATATAAAACATATTACATAAGAAAAAAAAACGCAATTACAACATGGAGATACACATTAAGATAAAACGTATTATAGATGAGATGAAGTTAAACAATAACTCATTTGCGAAATTAATAGGAGTAACCAGTACAACAATAGACAGTATTACTATTGGAAGATTACAAGCAGATGGGGATAGAAAAAGAACCAAACCTGGTTTTGATTTGTTGCAAAGTATAATTACACATTGCAATGTAAATCCCGACTATTTTTTTGGAGACAGCGACGAAATTTTTACCAATAAAACAAATGCTGAAGTTGGTCTGAATCTGCCAAAAATTATTACGGTAAATGAAGACGGAGAAGAAAATATTAATTTTGTTGGAGTAAAAGCACGAGCAGGTTATTTAGATGGTTATGCCGATCCGGAGTATATGGAAACGCTTCCTTCATTCAGTATGCCAATGCTAAAAAACGGAACGTACAGATGTTTTGAAATAAAAGGAAATTCTATGTCAACAACCATACATGACGGAGATTATCTTTTTGGAAAATATGTCGATAATTTTGATGATATTCTGGATGGTAGAATTTATGTTATTATCAGCAAGAATGATGGAGTAGTGGTAAAAAGGGTTTTAAACCGAATTAGAGAAAGCGGAAAACTAATCCTTAAATCAGACAACAGAGATGGAAATTATCCAATGTATTCTATTTATGCAGAGGATATTCTGGAGGTTTGGTACGCGAGCATGTATGCATCGAAACAAATGCCGGATCCAATCAATATTTATGAAAAGATTCATGATCTCGAAAGTAAATTCTATGAAATGGAAGAGACTTTAAAGAAAAAATTGAATTAAGATTATAAAAAACTAAGACTTCGTTCTTGATTAAGTTGAGGTTTTTCAAATAAAAAATGCCTCTTGTGATTTTGTCGTAAGAGGCATTTTAAATTTAGTATGAATTTGTTAGGAAATCCCGCCGGTTCCCGTTCCGGTTTGTGCTGATGCGCTACCAGTTGTTGTTACTGTTGTTGTTACAAGTCCTGATTTGACGAATGTTTCAATAGCGGCTGCTAATTTTGCCGCAATGTTATCTATAGAAGAAGCACCATCATCGGTTTTTTCTTTCTCTTCAATTAAAAGAGATTTTATTGCTTGTTCTAAAACTGATTTATTTAAAGGCATAGTTTTATTATTTTAGTAGTTGTGTTAGATTTGTTTTTATTGTCATAAGTTTAGCTAAATTGATTGGAGGTCCCGATGGTCCAACTGGTGTGGTTACTGTAATTTTGCTAATTTCATCAATCAATTCTTCTAATTTTGATTTTAAACTTTTTCCGCCAACATCAATTTTAAATCTATCATCCATTTCAAAAGTTAGATTATCTTTTTTAAATGAAGTTTTAGCATCTGAAATTATGGCTTCAAAACCGTCTTTGATCGTTACTTTTGATTCTTTGTCTTTTAAAGTGAAAATCGTGTTTCCCTCATTAATGCTGATTTTTTGTTCATCAATATTAAAACTGTTTTTAGAAATTTCCTTACCATTTGCATCATAAAAAGAGGTGCTAATATTTGGATCTGATGTATTACCATTAAATTCTAATTGAGCAATATTTTTGTAAGTAGGTATCGAGGTTGATGAAGGATTATTATTTTCTTTTTCCTTAAACAACATTTGAAATTTATCTGCATCAGTATCGATTTCCAGGTAATGATTTTGATCATTTTTGAAACGGATAAAAGTGCGTTCGATTTCTGAAAACTGCGAAATAAATGCTCTTGTTTCGACTCCGTCAATTATTGTGGCTAAAACCCAGCTGTCCTTTTTTGGAATCGTAATAATTCCTTGTTCCAAATCCAGAATCGAAGCTTTTAATCTGACATTCTTAATAATGGCACCATCTGCCCGCATGACATTTACGGTATAAGCATCTTGTGGATTATGAAGTGATGCTGCCTCTGTATTTATTTCGATAACTTTTGCTGCAAAAGTTTCGATAATTTGATTCTTACTGGCGACATCTTTTATTAGATCTGTTATATTTCCCATTTTTCTATTTTTAGATTGCTTCTACTCTTCGTCCTATATAAATTCTTTGTCTGTAGCCGTTTTCACCGTAACTTCGTTCGACTTTTTCTACCTGAAAAGTTCCGTTTTTTTCTTTATCCTTTGCGTTTTCAAGAATTACCTGATCTGTAGGTCGAACAAATGGTTCTCCAAAAGTGAGAAAAGAACCTTCAAATCCACTTGGTTTAGATTCCATTGCCCTTAAAGCGGCATATTGATACAATTCTGAAGCTACTTGTGTTGTTTCTTTTTTGAAAGCCGCAGGATCTCTTGGTAATTCATCGGTATCATTATGCAATACATGGGTTTTCGTTAATTGCCCATTCGGATCGCCTAACTCAACATAAATTGGAGTGTTTGAGTTTTTAAAATATTTTTCTACCCTGGTACGTGTGTTTTTTGTCGATTCATTAACTACGATTAGTTTATCTTCAATAATATTATAACGAAACCTAAAACGGACTTTTCCGGTAAAACGATCAGAAACTGATCGGGTAGCTTTATTTAATTGCGAACTTAAAAGGCTAAGTCCCTGATTAATTAATTTCTTGACAAGTACTCCTGCTAACGGACTTTTAATGAAATTTCGATCTATAAAACCGGCTAATTCAGTGGCAGTATGTTGTTGCGGATTATTGGTAATCGTAAGTACAGGACCTGTTTCTTCAGTTTTAAAATAAGTGTAAATTCCTTTGTCTTTTAACATCTCAAACACTTGTGACATACTTTGATTTCTGCTAATCATTACATTTCCCAGATTTTCATCAAGAGCATTTACCTTAAAAGGTAATTTTAACTCTTTACTTCTTTTTTCAAAAAAAGTTTTAGGATTAAAATTTTCAATATTTGTTGTAGGGTTTGTTGCGACAACATTCAAAGGATCATTTGGATTCTGAACATCAGCATCTTTTACAGCTTTTACTTTTTTAAAGGCATACATCGCGTCTTCGCAAGTTATAGTTGCTGTTATATCTGATTGAACTCCGGTGATATAACCTCTAAAAGCAGGTTTGTAATCGCCATCGTATCCTAAGAATATTTCGATATAATCTTCCAGTTTAAAAAAATCATGAATTGTTTTTTCTTCACCACTTGCGTTGGTAAATAAGCTTCGGTCGAACCCTTTGGTATCAGTATATACTTTTTTGGGCATTACAATCGTGGCCGTATCTGTCAGGGATTTGTACGAACTGTTTATGTCTACATTTTTGACATAAGTAAATTCATAAA contains:
- a CDS encoding zincin-like metallopeptidase toxin domain-containing protein, translating into MIIKNHDIELKDTSASEMARFRQIMLSIWRQQIEDDKNSAEMLKYVSSSNLNNGITLVSVTKIIESIKNQIGKVHDHMLFHDLVDIPNSIPDGFENFTYNDSQGNVKEGGILLKWNPFKGINLVPGTFQAFIEIGTEQTNFSLTIFNNDLTETALKFIVHDFDLFIALFKSLGIKYSDIGNKEVIDLYLKKIKDAKNDPDKLDVIYQSLPKILFGKMDDSELYKHLNLILNDIYLLGGSFGTNEDKAILQILYAIKDRQSLYIILRDTDLLYNIYRKLQGDELQDLLRFLTRLVAEFDTEKPTDIVYFDNSYYLFRDTHVETDWSGGEILINNYKNSTKMGPKVGFKNPMEIPFTENYIANKGFNPLAKLNFGTKLGNLGEQTGDENTFVIALKLHNMATKQSNWDLFNVATDLLSLLSAYGALRVVLAKGAPIAARALAGVVLAKDATHYAMLSNGTLEKWHENGYSWLANLWIAFSVTVDLASFGLPNLSKIAKEGNAAAELAETVEDAKEIRRVADEANKIVEAETGKDVSKMSDKEYEELFDYLTKWDGKDVSRRGYLGARKLSKKELNVYIRKINEMSNGKSEVVILPVGDKFLKGNKAAFHPFSGTLYVQKGVTEFEIFHEFKHFEEFKKIGLDEYLKGAVDISGDYVLDAIRTYKREKYVFDEIMKNKSKFNNAQIARAQEYMEEVITSCRAYNIDVTKIK
- a CDS encoding DUF2586 domain-containing protein, encoding MSTLNDVGINKLSGGLGRRTPEQDMVSGLLFDGEPTDKFDLAKVERLASLEDAEALGITADYDVEGQSAYYQIQQFFRMNPSGDLYIMGTTATSYEDVAAKAMDMQEKANGNIRQIAIIYSGATTFAQTQTAVAKAQQQAALAYTDYMPFEVILEGKGFNVEDATSLAGLNAENVSVVVAMDVEKAEKYPNSAAVGLALGAISKAKVSENIAWIEKFNLTGEGFAKAGFIGGEEVKTLGTLSDLNEKRYIFARTHTGLAGVYFNDSSTCTTGTSDFAYVENNRTINKATRLLRTALLPKLASPVLVDIDGKLPQSVSKSFEGLCRSALEAMVANQEVSDFDVYVDPKQNILATSELKVKAEITPIGTARKIMVDLGFKNPFGIDKA
- a CDS encoding S24/S26 family peptidase, with product MEIHIKIKRIIDEMKLNNNSFAKLIGVTSTTIDSITIGRLQADGDRKRTKPGFDLLQSIITHCNVNPDYFFGDSDEIFTNKTNAEVGLNLPKIITVNEDGEENINFVGVKARAGYLDGYADPEYMETLPSFSMPMLKNGTYRCFEIKGNSMSTTIHDGDYLFGKYVDNFDDILDGRIYVIISKNDGVVVKRVLNRIRESGKLILKSDNRDGNYPMYSIYAEDILEVWYASMYASKQMPDPINIYEKIHDLESKFYEMEETLKKKLN